A region of the Verrucomicrobiia bacterium genome:
GTTCGCGCTCCTTGAGATCCGCGGGACTGATCTTCCAGTTCCGGGTCGAATCTTCAAGACGCGCTTCCAATCGCTCTTTCTGCTCCTCCTTGCTGATGTGCAGGAAGAACTTCAGGATTGTCACCCCGTTTTCAGTCAGCAGCTTCTCAAACGCATTGATCTGGTCGTACCGCGCTGACCAGACGGATTTTGGCACAAGTTGATGCACGCGAACCACCAATACGTCCTCATAATGCGAGCGGTTGAAGATACCGATTTCGCCGTGGGCGGGCGCGGCCTTGTGGATGCGCCAGAGAAAATCATGACCGGCCTCCTCGGCGGACGGCACCTTGAACGAGGTCACACGGCAACCTTGCGGATTCAGCCCGGACATCACATGCCGAACGGTCCCGTCTTTGCCACCGGCGTCCATCCCCTGCAAGATGATCAACAAGGCGCGCCGGCTCTCGGCGTACAGTCGATACTGCAAGTCCTCCATGCGAGAGATGTTCTTCTCGAGGCGGGCATGGGTTTTGTCACCCTTCTCGAACCCCGCGGTGTCATCCGGATCGAACTCGCCCAGTTTCAACCGCGTGTGCGGCCTCACCGTGAACCGTTTGCCAAGCTTCATATATTCCACCTCTCTCGCAGTGCTCTCATCCCTCCACCTCGCCGACAATTTCTTCGACGATATCTTCGATGGTGAGAATGCCGACGTGTTTACCTTCGGGGTTGATGACGATGCTGATGGGACGGCGACCGGCACGCAGAACCGGAAGGACACGGTTGACGCGTTCCGTGGAGAGCACGAACTGCGGTTTTTGCATGAGTTGCCCGGCGGTTTTGCCGCCGCCACCGGCATTGTCAAAAAGGACTTCGTAGACGTTTACCACGCCAATAATCCGATCGCCCTCGCCAACGGGGAAGCGAGCGAAACCAGTGCGCTCGGAAATCGCGAAAAGCTCCGTCACCGGCGTATCACGAACCACGGTGATGGCCCGCGGGAGTGGCAACATGATGTCGTAAACCGTCTTATACGGGAAATCGAAAACGCCGTCGATCATCTCGCGTTCCTCCTTGCTAAGCGCGCCGCCCGCCTCGCCCTCCTTGGCCAGATGCTTCAATTCCTCGCGGGTGACGAAGAAACTTTTCGGGGCTTCCGCGCCGCCGCTGAGGCGCACGACCGCGCGCATCACGAACCCGAGCAACGCCACGAGCGGGGCAAACAACCACGCCGTCGCATTCAGCGCGTCGGCGACGCTCATACAAAGACGATGCGAATAATGGCGAAAGAGTGTTTTGGGGACAATCTCACCGATCACCAGCAGGAACGCCGAGGCGACGATCGTCGCGGCGAAGTTGAGACCGAAGTTATCCATGTGAAAGAGGCGCGTCGCGAGCACCGAGGCGTAAACGCCGACCAGCACGTTGGCGAGGTTTGTTCCGAACAACGTCGTGCCCAGCAGACGCTCGGTGTTTTCGACGAACCCGTTGAGAATGATCGCACGGCGGCTCTTGCGCTCGACCTCGTGGCGCAGGCGCACGCGGTTCAGCGAAATCAGCCCTGTTTCAGCGCCCGCAAAAAACGCCGACCCAAGGATGCCCAGGATAATGATCACGACATAGTTGAAAGCGTCCATCTCAGCGTTCCTCAGCCTCCAACAGAACTTCACCGACGCGGTTCTTCAGGACTTTGCGCGCGGTGACACGAACGTTCTCGAAATGGACTTGCTCCCCTTCTTTCGGCAACGCCCCGAGTTGCGCGATGACCCAACCGGCGATGGTCTCGACGTCGGGCGCCCGCAGGGCCAGCCCGCACTGTTCGTTGACGAGTTCCAGCCGCGCCTTGCCGTTGATGAGGTAGCGGTGCTCATCGAGCTTCTGCAGCATGATCTCGCTCTTGTCAAACTCGTCTTCGATTTCGCCGACGATCTCCTCAAGAACATCCTCCAGCGTGACCATCCCCTGCGTCCCGCCGTACTCGTCAACCACAATGGCTACCGGGTGCTCCTGTTTGCGAAAGTTTTTCAACAACTTTGCGACCGACATCGTCTCCGGCACGAAATTCGGCAGCTCCACGACTTCATCGAGACCGCGCAAGGGATTGACGAGGAAGTCCTTGACCTTCAAGATACCTTCAACGGTGTCGGGCGTTTCGTGGATAATCGGCACGCGGCGGTGCTTGATGCGGCGCAAGGCCCCGACCATCTCGTCCTGGCTGAATGCATCCTCCACACACTGCATGTCCACGCGCGGGGTCATGATTTCTTTCACCTGCATCTTTTCCAGCGCGAGGATTTTATTGACCATATGGCGCTCTTCCTTGCGAACGACACCGGCGCGTTCGCTGGCGCTGAGCAACGTGCGGTACTCGTCTTCCGTCGGCGCAGTCGAGCGCACCTTCTGCGCTGAAAAGTACGGTAGCCGCTCGATACGCTGGACAATCCACGCAGACACCCCCTCGGTCGTGCGGCGGAGTTGGGAAGTCGAGACGACGGTCCATCGAATGGGCCGCGCGAGGTGGACTGCGAAGAACTCAGCGCTGCGAATCACCAGGGTCTTCGGCGTAACTTCGCCGCAAAGCAGGATCAGGATCGTCATGATCGGTACGGCAACCGCTTCCGCGTGATGCGGGACGAGCGTCTGCAAGATCGAGTAACCGAGGATGGCGGCGGCGACGTTGGCGACGGTGTTCCCGAAAAGAATCGTCGAAAGCAATCGATGCGGCTGATCGAGAAGTTCACTGATGATCTGGCCCTGGGCGGGATGCTCCTGCCGCAAACGGCGCAATTGCAGTTTGCTCAACGAGAACAGGGCGATCTCGGTCCCGGAGAAAAACGCCGACAGGACCAGGAGACCTCCCAGGGCAAGCAACTCAAGAATCAGGGTAATTGTCAGCATGCGCGCCGGCGCAAGTCTATGAAACTTCCGCGGGCGGCGTCAATCGCACGACCGAACCCCTGTTTTCGGGCGAAACGCCCGCCGTCACTTCGTCGGGGCTTGTACGGGCGCGGTTTCGACGACGGGCGCGGGCGGCGGCTCCGGTACGAGAATCTCAACCTTCGCCGCTTTGCGCAGACTGGCGACCTGATCGTGCGTGACATCGTTGCCCTTGCGCTGCTTTAAATACTGCCCGAGTTCGTCCTTCACCTGATCGAAGGCGATGGTCTGCGCGGGTTTGCGATCCGTCACCAGCAGAACATGATAACCATATTGCGTCGTGATGACGTCGCTGACTTCGTTTGTCTTCAGTGAAAAGGCGGCCGTGTCGAATTCCGGCACCATCTGGCCGCGCCCGAAAAACCCAAGATCGCCGCCATTCCTGGCGCTGCCAGGATCCTCGGAGAATTTCCTGGCCACATCCGCGAACTTCTCGCCGCTCTTGACCAGCGCGCGCACGCTGTCGATCTGCGTGCGCTTCTCTTTTTTCACTTCGTCGGTTGCCTCGGGCGCGCAACGGATGAGAATGTGACTGGCGCGGACCGTTTCCGGTTGTTTGAACTGGTCGGGATTCTTATCGTAAAAAGCCCGGATCTCCTCGGGTGTGATCTTGACTTCTTTGTCAACAGCGCTGTCAATCGCCCCGCGGATGATGACGTTGTCGCGAACCCGCTTCGCATACTCGTCGGTCGTGATGCCGGTGTCCGCGAGCGTTTTCTTGAATTGCTCCTCGCCCCCCACCTGCGTCGTTACCTGGGCGATCTGCTCTTCCACCTTCTTGTCGATGTCCGCGGGAATATGCTTGTTACCTTCCTCCCGCAGAAGCTCGCGGCCAATCAACTCATCCAAAATATCGCGCTCCACCATCGCGCCCTGCCCCGGCGGAATCGGCCGACCACGCCGAGACATCTGGAACATAAACGCCTGCACCGCCGCATCCAGTTCTTTGCGCCTGATCTCCGCGCCATTGACCCGCGCCACCACCTCGTCCGGCTTTGGTGCAGTCGCCACGACGGCCGTAGCGGGAGCATTGGTCCCAACAGCCGCCTTCGGCTTGTCCGCAGCGAACATCCGGCAAGCGAGGGTCACGGCAATAACAAAAGTAGCGCAAACAACACGGATCTTCATGAATTCCTTCTGGGTGATGTGGTTCCTTCTCAAGGCTAAAGTGCGGGGGACGCTACCACGCGCCCCGGACCGCGTCAAGCAGCATTGAACCACTCCTCCATCGTCTCCTTCCTCCTCGCGCGCCACTATTTGTTGTGGTTTCGTCCACCCAACAAGAAAAGGACTTCTCCGGGTATTAACGGTAAGTATCGTAAATTGATATTTTTGTCTGGACATGGCGCTGGGAGATGGGTATGGTCGGTACAGTTCTTTGAAAATGGACGATCCGCCGTCGCTCTTCGAGCTATGGCGGACAAGACGGCGCGACTGCGCCGCTGGACGCGGCTTGAAGCGGAAAGTCAGCAAGGCCAAGGGCGGAGTTGTGCCCTTGAAGAGCCGTCCGTCTTCGCTAGGGCTACGACGCGATAAGCCTTGTGGAAAGGTGAGGGTTTGCAAAACATGGTTTTTACGAAACGAACCCAAATTGAAAACGTGGACTTTTGAGCGCATCCATAGGAATGATAGTGAGTTAGAACTTCCGAGAGCGGATTTTTATTTGGGTTCGTTCTGGAAAACGAACCCAATTTGAGGCCACAAGAGAGCGCCTATTGAGCCGCGGAGGGCCAGATATTGGGCCTGTTTATGGGATTAATCCGCGCTTGGCAAGCGCGGCTACAACGGCCGCGTCCAAAAATGTCCGCCGCCTAGCGACGAAAATAGCCAGCGGAATTCAAATACGCGAGGTTGCGTGGGGTAATCGGCTGTTCCGCACGGGCAAAGAGCGCCTCGATGGCTTCGTGCGCCACCAGATCGATCTGCTCATCAGTCGCGCCCGCTTTCACGGCCATGGTCACCAATTCCTCGTACCGCCACGTCGACCCTTCGAGAATCGCGCCCTTGAGCGCTAGCAGCGCCACGGTGAGGGGTGTCATGGGTCGGTTGGCTCGTGCAGTCTTCATCCAATAATGAGAAATAGCAATGTCCGCGCCAAGTTCCTCCGCCAGAGAGAAAAACAGCTTCCGCATTGTGGAATGCCAGTCCCAATCTCCCAATTCCCCTCACCCTTTCCCTTTCCACCTCAGTGCGTAATCCTGATCCCACCGGGCAGAACTGCGGAGGACGGCGGCTGGTTGGACTGCTGACCCAAAATTTGCTGAAAACGTGGGTGTTGACGGCAATTGTTCAGGCGTGGGTCGCGTCGGACCATGTCCAGAAGGTGATGGCCCGCGTCGTCCAGCGCAAGCGCGCGTGCCAGTGCCGCCACCGCTGCGTCGCAATTCTGTTGCGCGCTTTCCACCACGCAGAGACTATACCAGGCACCCTGGCTCTGCGGATAACGCTGTGCCATGACCGTCAGCAGGTCAATGGCGCGATCCGGCCGTCCGAGCGCAAGGTACCGCTGCGCGATTTGCAGGAAAATCTCGGCCGGCAGACTCGGGCGCGCGACCAGGGAGGTAACGAGTTCGTCGATGGAGTCCGTTCGCTGGTGCCGGGCGTAGGAATCGATGAGCAACAACGCCAGTGGCAGGTCGTCCGGCTGCGCCGCGTACTGCTGTTCCAGTTCGCGCTGCTCGCCCATCTGGCGCTTCAACTCGTCTACGATTCGGATCGCTTCCCGAATCCGCAAGTTGTACGGGTCATGCCTTTGGTACTCCTCCAGAACGGCCACGGCGTCATCAAAGCGCCCGGACTCCACGTAGAGCTGGGTGAGATGGAAGTTTCCATCGGGGCCGGCGGGACAGAGGGTAATGGCCTGCTTGTACGCATACTCCGCTTCCGCGGCCATGTGGCGGAACGCATAGAGACTGCCGATGGCCGTGCGAAGCTTGGAGAATGTTTCTTCCGCCACGTCGTCGCGGTTGAAACGCGGGTCGCGGTGCAGGTCCTCAAACAGCGCGTCCCAGTAAGCACGGTCGCGCGCCACCATGGCGGGGGTGATTTCTGGAAGCGGATCGCGGTTGATCTTCAGGATGATTCCATACGGTTCCAGGAACGGGTACAACCAGGGGATGGCGTAACTCTCCTCGATGTAAAGTGCATGCCGGTCCTTGTTGTGATCGAAAATCTCACGGATGACGTAACCGTTGACGGCCATAATACTGGCCAGCCCTTGCACGCTGACGCGGCCCCCTTCAACCTTCACGTCCTCTCCCGGCAGCTGTCGGCGCGTGCGAAGCTCTTCGAGGTATTGCTGCAACGCCGCCTGGAAATCGCTTTCTCCCGGCACCCAGATGGGCGTCTGCGGGTAGGCTTTCTCGCGGCCCAAACGTTGCCATGCGAGATCGAACACCGCCCGCTGCCAACCGTGACGATCCTGCAATGTCTCGGGATTCTTCGGGTCCGGCCGGCCGGCGCCATAATGGTCACGGACGGAATGCAGGTAGGTCCGCTCCGCGAGTGCATTCTGCGTGACAATATAAACGTCGCGACGATCGAACGTACTGCTCTCTGGATACTTCGCCAGTTGGGTCCTTGCGCGCGGGGGCACCTGGCTCTCGACGTAGATCATGTACGTCGGCACAAAGCGGCCCGGATCCGTGCCCCCAAACAGAATGGCGCCCTTCTCCATCTCGGGATAGCCGCCCCCCGGCTTGAACATACGATACCCAAATTGATAACCAAAATCATGGCCGCGCTCCTCGTTGTCCGCCCAGTTTGTCACGACCGACACCACTGGCAGGGCGCACACGAGAACCGCTATCGGCAGCGCGGCTCCCCGCATCCATGGCTTCTCGGAGAGGAGGTATCCCGCCCCAAGAATCAACCCGTAACCGATCCAGAGGGCGTACACGCAGTGGCACGGCAGGAAGAACACGCGATCGGCAAACTGTTTTTGCCTTTCAAATGTTGGATT
Encoded here:
- a CDS encoding polyphosphate kinase 2 family protein gives rise to the protein MKLGKRFTVRPHTRLKLGEFDPDDTAGFEKGDKTHARLEKNISRMEDLQYRLYAESRRALLIILQGMDAGGKDGTVRHVMSGLNPQGCRVTSFKVPSAEEAGHDFLWRIHKAAPAHGEIGIFNRSHYEDVLVVRVHQLVPKSVWSARYDQINAFEKLLTENGVTILKFFLHISKEEQKERLEARLEDSTRNWKISPADLKERERWGDYVKAYEAALSRCSTSAIPWFVIPSNKKWFRNLAVSQIIVETLEQMNPKFPKAAFDISKLKVK
- a CDS encoding hemolysin family protein; amino-acid sequence: MLTITLILELLALGGLLVLSAFFSGTEIALFSLSKLQLRRLRQEHPAQGQIISELLDQPHRLLSTILFGNTVANVAAAILGYSILQTLVPHHAEAVAVPIMTILILLCGEVTPKTLVIRSAEFFAVHLARPIRWTVVSTSQLRRTTEGVSAWIVQRIERLPYFSAQKVRSTAPTEDEYRTLLSASERAGVVRKEERHMVNKILALEKMQVKEIMTPRVDMQCVEDAFSQDEMVGALRRIKHRRVPIIHETPDTVEGILKVKDFLVNPLRGLDEVVELPNFVPETMSVAKLLKNFRKQEHPVAIVVDEYGGTQGMVTLEDVLEEIVGEIEDEFDKSEIMLQKLDEHRYLINGKARLELVNEQCGLALRAPDVETIAGWVIAQLGALPKEGEQVHFENVRVTARKVLKNRVGEVLLEAEER
- a CDS encoding DUF2723 domain-containing protein — its product is MSDSPEPTGTTGSAHGTSCESTAFFSVGDKAAFMVASTVAFASYWYTLAPSVTLGESGGFLTAAHNLGVPHPPGYPVWTILAWIWQWILPFGSIAWRMNLMSAFFGALAVGFAALLISKSGRVMASRCGFLQQVADERALGRIILASAVSAALILAFSPVMWSQSVITAVYALNAFFLMVTLSLLYRWSFETERRGRLYLAAFVWGVSLTNHQTLVLLTVALPSFVWLADRKLGRDLLAPILAVIMLGILKMIVTPGSLFHQGGFSAAWILAHGVGAGVWLYLLWKEGSGLLLMWRQVIATYAAVILGLALYAYLPLSSATDPPMNWGYTRTVAGFVRHFAGGQFEKIHAERTALQFWGQINMFFDDLKTQFNIVYALVALVALFFYRDLAREDRDWLVFLLIAFLFLGLEYIFFSNPTFERQKQFADRVFFLPCHCVYALWIGYGLILGAGYLLSEKPWMRGAALPIAVLVCALPVVSVVTNWADNEERGHDFGYQFGYRMFKPGGGYPEMEKGAILFGGTDPGRFVPTYMIYVESQVPPRARTQLAKYPESSTFDRRDVYIVTQNALAERTYLHSVRDHYGAGRPDPKNPETLQDRHGWQRAVFDLAWQRLGREKAYPQTPIWVPGESDFQAALQQYLEELRTRRQLPGEDVKVEGGRVSVQGLASIMAVNGYVIREIFDHNKDRHALYIEESYAIPWLYPFLEPYGIILKINRDPLPEITPAMVARDRAYWDALFEDLHRDPRFNRDDVAEETFSKLRTAIGSLYAFRHMAAEAEYAYKQAITLCPAGPDGNFHLTQLYVESGRFDDAVAVLEEYQRHDPYNLRIREAIRIVDELKRQMGEQRELEQQYAAQPDDLPLALLLIDSYARHQRTDSIDELVTSLVARPSLPAEIFLQIAQRYLALGRPDRAIDLLTVMAQRYPQSQGAWYSLCVVESAQQNCDAAVAALARALALDDAGHHLLDMVRRDPRLNNCRQHPRFQQILGQQSNQPPSSAVLPGGIRITH
- a CDS encoding peptidylprolyl isomerase; this translates as MKIRVVCATFVIAVTLACRMFAADKPKAAVGTNAPATAVVATAPKPDEVVARVNGAEIRRKELDAAVQAFMFQMSRRGRPIPPGQGAMVERDILDELIGRELLREEGNKHIPADIDKKVEEQIAQVTTQVGGEEQFKKTLADTGITTDEYAKRVRDNVIIRGAIDSAVDKEVKITPEEIRAFYDKNPDQFKQPETVRASHILIRCAPEATDEVKKEKRTQIDSVRALVKSGEKFADVARKFSEDPGSARNGGDLGFFGRGQMVPEFDTAAFSLKTNEVSDVITTQYGYHVLLVTDRKPAQTIAFDQVKDELGQYLKQRKGNDVTHDQVASLRKAAKVEILVPEPPPAPVVETAPVQAPTK
- a CDS encoding hemolysin family protein, with the protein product MDAFNYVVIIILGILGSAFFAGAETGLISLNRVRLRHEVERKSRRAIILNGFVENTERLLGTTLFGTNLANVLVGVYASVLATRLFHMDNFGLNFAATIVASAFLLVIGEIVPKTLFRHYSHRLCMSVADALNATAWLFAPLVALLGFVMRAVVRLSGGAEAPKSFFVTREELKHLAKEGEAGGALSKEEREMIDGVFDFPYKTVYDIMLPLPRAITVVRDTPVTELFAISERTGFARFPVGEGDRIIGVVNVYEVLFDNAGGGGKTAGQLMQKPQFVLSTERVNRVLPVLRAGRRPISIVINPEGKHVGILTIEDIVEEIVGEVEG